A stretch of the Streptomyces sp. WMMB303 genome encodes the following:
- a CDS encoding isochorismatase family protein has translation MNRALIVIDVQESFRARTDLWTTIADPDITEPVNRLVRLARATGDQVIWVLHTEPGSGNVFDPEQGRVRLMSELDQPSADEPVLRKTSHNAFTTTPLQQLLTGTGVTELVVCGIRTEQCVETTTRVASDLGYRVSFPVDATTTNPVGGLSAEAVVERTVAVLRDRFARITTVAELEAEREAEREAELAAGPDTGATAGPVEGDPAHLATSSA, from the coding sequence ATGAACAGAGCACTGATCGTCATCGACGTCCAGGAATCCTTCCGGGCCCGCACCGACCTCTGGACGACCATCGCCGACCCGGACATCACCGAGCCGGTGAACCGGCTCGTCCGGCTCGCCCGCGCCACCGGGGACCAGGTGATCTGGGTACTGCACACCGAGCCCGGCAGCGGCAACGTCTTCGACCCCGAGCAGGGCCGGGTGCGGCTGATGTCCGAACTCGACCAGCCGTCCGCCGACGAACCCGTGCTGCGCAAGACCTCGCACAACGCGTTCACCACCACACCGCTGCAGCAACTGCTGACCGGCACGGGCGTCACCGAACTCGTCGTCTGCGGCATCCGCACCGAGCAGTGCGTCGAGACCACCACCCGGGTCGCGAGCGACCTCGGCTACCGGGTCTCCTTCCCCGTGGACGCCACCACCACCAACCCCGTCGGCGGCCTGAGCGCCGAGGCCGTCGTCGAACGGACGGTCGCGGTACTGCGCGACCGCTTCGCACGGATCACCACCGTCGCCGAACTGGAAGCCGAGCGGGAGGCGGAGCGGGAGGCCGAACTCGCGGCCGGACCGGACACCGGGGCGACGGCCGGGCCCGTGGAGGGGGACCCCGCACACCTGGCAACATCCTCCGCGTGA
- a CDS encoding extracellular solute-binding protein, with translation MAAAALAGCAPGTSGGEGGGDEKSGTVRVWLFREVGNKPKEKVVRKVVDRFEKQHEGVRVDVQYIPVDSRAEKIKGAFNDPDSAPDVIEYGNTDTAGYVADGGLADISAEFAKWDAADDLDPTAEKSVTVEGKQYGAPLFVGVRALYYRTDVFKDLGLKPPRTLDELTRTAKKIHAEREDMYGIAVGGAYTYGAMPFIWAHGGALAEKDGEGRFQAAVDTPEARKGIAAYTSLFGDGNCPAAKCAAMGGNDTVEAFAGGKAAMAIGGDFNRQAMEDGAAAGKYAVVPLPGTEQGSVAPAFAGGNNLGVLKSTRHRSLAVDLMEQLAGKRTQERLFDAMGFLPTFADTRKKVAAREPFVEPFVATLEAGTEFVPVSPAWGRIDASQILPGMFQRVVSGKQDVPEAAADAAGKMDEAFHR, from the coding sequence ATGGCGGCCGCGGCCCTCGCCGGGTGCGCACCCGGTACCTCCGGCGGCGAGGGCGGCGGCGACGAGAAGAGCGGCACGGTCCGCGTCTGGCTCTTCCGCGAGGTCGGCAACAAGCCCAAGGAGAAAGTCGTCCGGAAGGTGGTCGACCGGTTCGAGAAGCAGCACGAGGGTGTGCGGGTCGACGTGCAGTACATCCCCGTCGACAGCCGGGCCGAGAAGATCAAAGGCGCCTTCAACGACCCCGACTCGGCGCCGGACGTCATCGAGTACGGCAACACCGACACCGCCGGATACGTCGCCGACGGCGGACTGGCCGACATCAGCGCCGAGTTCGCGAAGTGGGACGCCGCCGACGACCTCGACCCGACCGCCGAGAAGTCCGTCACCGTGGAGGGCAAGCAGTACGGCGCGCCGCTCTTCGTCGGGGTCCGCGCCCTCTATTACCGCACCGACGTCTTCAAGGACCTGGGCCTGAAGCCACCCCGCACGCTGGACGAACTGACCCGCACGGCGAAGAAGATCCACGCCGAGCGCGAGGACATGTACGGCATCGCCGTCGGCGGCGCCTACACCTACGGCGCCATGCCCTTCATCTGGGCGCACGGCGGCGCGTTGGCGGAGAAGGACGGCGAGGGGAGGTTCCAGGCGGCCGTCGACACCCCCGAGGCGCGCAAGGGAATCGCCGCCTACACCTCCCTCTTCGGCGACGGCAACTGCCCCGCGGCCAAGTGCGCCGCCATGGGCGGCAACGACACGGTGGAGGCGTTCGCGGGCGGCAAGGCCGCCATGGCCATCGGCGGCGACTTCAACCGGCAGGCCATGGAGGACGGCGCGGCCGCGGGGAAGTATGCCGTCGTCCCGCTGCCCGGCACCGAGCAGGGCAGCGTCGCGCCCGCCTTCGCCGGCGGCAACAACCTCGGCGTGCTCAAGAGCACCCGGCACCGCAGCCTCGCCGTCGATCTGATGGAGCAGTTGGCGGGCAAGCGCACCCAGGAGCGGCTGTTCGACGCCATGGGCTTCCTGCCCACCTTCGCCGACACCCGCAAGAAGGTCGCCGCGCGGGAGCCGTTCGTCGAGCCGTTCGTGGCGACCCTGGAGGCGGGTACCGAGTTCGTGCCCGTCAGCCCGGCGTGGGGCAGGATCGACGCCTCGCAGATCCTGCCCGGGATGTTCCAGCGGGTCGTCAGCGGCAAGCAGGACGTGCCCGAAGCCGCCGCCGACGCGGCCGGGAAGATGGACGAGGCATTCCACCGGTGA
- a CDS encoding carbohydrate ABC transporter permease yields MSTRPGARPRVRRPWRSVADGAAVLIAAAVAFPLYWMVLSAFKPAGEIRSDRPVPWTLSPSLDAFRRVFAQEDFGRYFLNSLLVGGTVVVASALLAFLAATAVARFRLRLRTTLLILILTAQMVPVEALTIPLFFLMRDIGALNTLLSLVLPHLAFSLPFAIWMLRGFVKAVPEALEEQAFIDGAGRTRFLWQILFPLVLPGLVATSVFSFISTWNDFLFAKSFIISATENSTLPMALLVFFDTETPDWGGVMAASTVMTVPVLVFFVGVHRRLVSGLGGAVK; encoded by the coding sequence ATGAGCACGAGACCGGGCGCCCGTCCCCGGGTGCGGCGGCCGTGGCGTTCCGTGGCCGACGGGGCCGCCGTGCTCATCGCCGCGGCGGTCGCATTCCCCCTCTACTGGATGGTGCTCTCCGCGTTCAAACCGGCCGGGGAGATCCGCTCCGACCGGCCCGTTCCCTGGACGCTCTCGCCGTCCCTCGACGCGTTCCGCCGCGTCTTCGCGCAGGAGGATTTCGGCCGCTATTTCCTCAACAGCCTGCTGGTGGGCGGCACGGTGGTGGTCGCCTCGGCCCTGCTCGCCTTCCTCGCCGCCACCGCCGTCGCCCGCTTCCGGCTCCGGCTGCGCACCACGCTGCTCATCCTCATCCTCACCGCGCAAATGGTGCCGGTCGAAGCGCTGACGATTCCGCTGTTCTTCCTCATGCGGGACATCGGGGCGCTCAACACCCTCCTCTCCCTCGTCCTTCCGCACCTGGCCTTCTCGCTGCCGTTCGCCATCTGGATGCTGCGCGGATTCGTGAAGGCCGTTCCCGAGGCCCTGGAGGAGCAGGCGTTCATCGACGGAGCCGGCCGGACGCGCTTTCTGTGGCAGATACTCTTCCCGCTCGTCCTGCCCGGACTGGTCGCCACGAGCGTGTTCTCCTTCATCTCCACCTGGAACGACTTCCTCTTCGCCAAGTCGTTCATCATCAGCGCCACGGAGAACTCGACCCTGCCGATGGCGCTGCTCGTCTTCTTCGACACCGAAACCCCCGACTGGGGCGGTGTGATGGCCGCCTCCACGGTGATGACCGTGCCCGTGCTCGTCTTTTTCGTCGGCGTGCACCGCCGCCTGGTCTCCGGGCTCGGCGGGGCTGTGAAATAA
- a CDS encoding sugar ABC transporter permease — translation MVLAGLLVYPVYQLGLISVLEYTQAQVSGGEPTSFQGLANYAELLGDTQFWDVLLATVVFAGCCVLGTVAVGCGLAVLLTRIRALPRLLLMLAALGAWATPAITGSTVWVFLFDPDFGPVNRLLGLGDHSWTYGRYSAFTLVLLEVVWCSFPLVMVVTYAGIRAVPGEVLEAAALDGAGVWRTWRSVLAPMLRPVLIVVTIQSVIWDFKVFTQIYVMTDGGGIAGQNLVLNVYAYQKAFASAEYSLGSAIGVVMLLILLAVTLVYLKLLRRNGEEI, via the coding sequence GTGGTGCTGGCCGGGCTGCTCGTCTACCCCGTCTACCAGCTCGGGCTGATCTCCGTACTGGAGTACACCCAGGCGCAGGTCAGCGGCGGGGAGCCGACCAGCTTCCAGGGGCTGGCGAACTACGCCGAACTGCTGGGCGACACACAGTTCTGGGACGTGCTGCTGGCGACGGTGGTGTTCGCGGGCTGCTGCGTACTGGGCACCGTCGCGGTCGGCTGCGGGCTGGCCGTGCTGCTCACCCGGATCCGGGCGCTGCCCCGGCTGCTGCTGATGCTCGCGGCCCTCGGCGCCTGGGCCACCCCCGCGATCACCGGTTCCACCGTGTGGGTGTTCCTCTTCGACCCCGACTTCGGTCCCGTCAACCGGCTGCTGGGGCTGGGCGACCACTCCTGGACGTACGGGCGGTACAGCGCGTTCACACTCGTCCTCCTGGAGGTCGTGTGGTGCTCGTTTCCGCTGGTGATGGTGGTGACGTACGCGGGTATCCGGGCCGTGCCCGGCGAGGTGCTGGAGGCCGCCGCACTGGACGGCGCCGGGGTGTGGCGGACCTGGCGCAGCGTGCTGGCGCCGATGCTGCGCCCGGTACTGATTGTGGTGACCATCCAGTCGGTCATCTGGGACTTCAAGGTTTTCACCCAGATCTATGTGATGACCGACGGAGGCGGTATCGCCGGGCAGAACCTGGTGCTGAACGTCTACGCCTACCAAAAGGCCTTCGCCTCGGCCGAGTACAGCCTCGGCTCGGCGATCGGCGTCGTCATGCTGCTGATTCTGCTCGCCGTCACGCTGGTCTATCTGAAGTTGCTCCGCAGGAACGGGGAGGAGATATGA
- a CDS encoding beta-N-acetylhexosaminidase yields MSATGWAGLVPRAREVWQDDGPPFVWGSGTALVAAPGARGAARWLRGLAALPWREGAGTQKAPGKPEHSEHPEHPEHPENTVELRIDPGRAPESYRLQVTADRVLVAGGDAAGVFRGVQTLRQLLPPAAFRRAATADSWEVPAGAAEDAPRFGWRGLLLDTARHFVPKDGVLRTLDLLALHKLNVLHLHLTDDQGWRMEIRRHPRLTEVGGWRSRTRVGHRASPLWDERPHGGHYTQDDLREIVAYAAERHITVVPEIELPGHSQAAIAAYPELGSADGGAQVWTDWGVSPHLLAPTDEVLRFYEQVLEEVLEVFPSPFVHVGGDETPKDQWRESAVAQERIAREGLRDEDALQAWMVRHFDRWLAERGRRMIGWDEILQGGTLRDGLTPGAVVSSWRGYEGGVAAARAGHDVVMCPEHELYLDRRQAPGEDEPVPLGYVATLRDVYGMQPVPAELAREGRAERVLGVQANMWTECAESIQRLDYQMFPRLAAVAELAWSGPGHPYEDFATRLADVHLARLDACGVAYRPAAGPRPWQRRPGIPGRPLE; encoded by the coding sequence ATGTCGGCCACTGGCTGGGCGGGGCTCGTCCCGCGGGCGCGCGAGGTGTGGCAGGACGACGGCCCGCCCTTCGTGTGGGGGAGCGGTACCGCGCTCGTCGCCGCCCCCGGGGCGCGGGGCGCCGCCCGATGGCTGCGCGGCCTCGCGGCGCTCCCCTGGCGCGAGGGGGCCGGGACGCAAAAGGCCCCCGGGAAGCCGGAGCACTCGGAGCACCCGGAGCACCCGGAGCACCCGGAGAACACTGTCGAGTTGCGCATCGACCCCGGGCGCGCCCCCGAGTCCTACCGTCTGCAGGTCACCGCCGACCGGGTGCTGGTGGCGGGCGGGGATGCCGCCGGGGTGTTCCGCGGGGTGCAGACACTGCGCCAGCTGCTGCCGCCCGCGGCGTTCCGCCGGGCCGCGACCGCCGACTCCTGGGAGGTGCCGGCCGGCGCCGCCGAGGACGCCCCGCGGTTCGGCTGGCGCGGGCTGCTGCTCGACACGGCCCGGCACTTCGTGCCCAAGGACGGCGTACTGCGCACTCTCGATCTGCTCGCCCTGCACAAGCTGAACGTCCTGCACCTCCATCTGACCGACGACCAGGGCTGGCGGATGGAGATCCGCCGCCACCCGCGGCTGACCGAGGTCGGCGGCTGGCGCTCCCGCACCCGGGTCGGCCACCGGGCCTCCCCGCTGTGGGACGAACGCCCGCACGGCGGCCACTACACCCAGGACGATCTGCGCGAGATCGTCGCGTACGCGGCGGAGCGGCACATCACCGTCGTGCCCGAGATCGAACTGCCCGGGCACTCGCAGGCCGCCATCGCGGCGTACCCGGAACTCGGCTCGGCCGACGGCGGCGCGCAGGTGTGGACCGACTGGGGCGTCAGCCCGCACCTGCTGGCTCCCACGGACGAAGTGCTGCGCTTCTACGAACAGGTGCTGGAGGAGGTGCTGGAGGTCTTCCCGTCCCCGTTCGTGCACGTCGGCGGGGACGAGACGCCGAAGGACCAGTGGCGGGAGTCGGCCGTCGCCCAGGAGCGCATCGCCCGCGAGGGGCTGCGCGACGAGGACGCCCTCCAGGCGTGGATGGTGCGGCACTTCGACCGCTGGCTCGCCGAACGCGGCCGTCGGATGATCGGCTGGGACGAGATCCTCCAGGGCGGCACACTGCGGGACGGGCTCACTCCGGGAGCGGTCGTCTCCTCCTGGCGGGGGTACGAGGGGGGCGTCGCCGCGGCGCGCGCCGGCCACGATGTGGTGATGTGCCCCGAGCACGAGCTGTACCTCGACCGGAGGCAGGCGCCGGGGGAGGACGAGCCCGTGCCGCTCGGGTACGTGGCCACGCTGCGCGACGTGTACGGGATGCAGCCGGTGCCCGCCGAGCTGGCGCGGGAGGGGCGTGCGGAACGGGTGCTGGGGGTGCAGGCCAACATGTGGACCGAGTGCGCCGAGAGCATCCAGCGGCTGGACTACCAGATGTTCCCGCGGCTCGCCGCCGTCGCCGAGCTGGCCTGGTCCGGACCGGGCCACCCCTACGAGGACTTCGCGACGCGGCTGGCGGACGTGCACCTCGCCCGCCTCGACGCCTGCGGGGTCGCCTACCGCCCGGCTGCCGGGCCCCGGCCCTGGCAGCGGCGGCCCGGGATCCCGGGGCGTCCCCTGGAGTGA
- a CDS encoding putative T7SS-secreted protein, translating to MGLGDLVDKTTDAAKDAYHDFTPDPVEDKIEGAVEKGGEVVGKGSDLLADKLDQMGWKPGARFVRDAGDVVTNKTGGDVQERELGETEEANKLVHGSPAKLESTADHLRDFHKAFTRVGRALQGLDSEHLKGEAADAFRRTVDVQPRRWFTAADACEKAKGALDDFAGTVRWAQGEAKDAIKLYNEGEKASRQHSTKVTFYNDAVEAYNDTPKEDRVPGSLPDKPPATDPGEAKMQEAREKLKEARRQRDEAARAANKLMEAARDAAPAKPSYGAQVRSGVKGGLLAVEHRIGGFLNTGSEALNFAKGMSPINPHNILNPDDYQTNLNSTVAGMKTLATHPDIALKQAYRGFLDDPEAFFGGLAFDALTGGGGKAAGVAAKGSRLARKAEQAAERPGRTSLRQEPDNHNRPDGSRPCGEDPVDFATGRMLLPQADLALPGILPLAFRRRFESSYRAGRWFGPAWSSTLDQRLEVDAEGVVFHGESSLLVAYPHPEPGGEPVLPGRGPQWPLRLRADGDYVLTDPESGLARCFTPPADLADREGVALLAEISDRNGNRITFDYDEAGTPLALVHSGGYHVRVESDAELGRVTGLLLAGGAQDGTDQQIVRFGYDRHGNLTEVTGSTGRPMRFGYDDAGRIISWTDTNDSHYEYAYDEHDRCVWQSGTEGHMHATFDYSPADPKTGHRVTKVTTSLGQTTYHLINARDQVVAVTDPTGATSRIERDTHHRVLSHTDALGRTTRLERDGEGRVARVIRPDSSATSITYTALGIPAEVTEPDGAVWRHEYDERGNRTLTIDPAGASTGYTYDESGRLTSVTDALGQVMRVRCDAAGLPAEITDPAGAVTTYRRDAFGRPTTVINPLGDTTHLSWTVEGHLSRRTSPDGATERWEWDGEGNCLRHVDAAGDETRYEYTHFDLLIARTGPDGVRHTFTHDTRLRLREVTNPQGLTWTYDYDEADRLVAETDFDDRIQRYTLDAAGQLTSRTTPLGDTIAYERDVLGRMTAKDAAGTVTTYAYDPAGRLVEARNPDVELLRQYDRAGRLKTEVVGGRALAYAYDALGRPVRRTTPTGSVTRYGYDAAGNRTTVTADGHTLTSSYDAAGRERQRDIDGRASLFWTWDPAGRLTGQALTGTAAELDWHRSYTYRPDGHLIAVDDSREGTSRFALDTAGRVTRVSARDWTETYAYDEAGNQTTADWPAAHASPEARGPRTYTGTRIHTAGRLRYEHDAGGRVVCRQKKNLSRRPDTWRYEWDAEDRLTRVTTPDGAVWNYAYDPLGRRTAKSSDAERVDFTWDGPTLVEQTTTGEAPHPVTLTWNHQGLHPISQTERITDETSQRKIDSRFFAIVTDLIGTPTALLTESGTTAWHTRSTLWGTTTWNTDATAYTPLRFPGQYFDPESGLHYNYFRHYDPETARYLSPDPLGLAPAPNPVTYVVNPHELVDPLGLSGCPVGSAKSAKDLRNTPGPATGGSSLPDVSGQWLRGSDGNAGRIPGQVARELQGRDFTKFDDFRRAFWEEVSRHPELAEQFDKSGQTAMAGGKSPFTPASQHDGQGRYILHHMHPIQHGGGVYDLDNIAVVTPRYHKEILSGNYHFGNG from the coding sequence ATGGGGCTCGGGGATCTCGTCGACAAGACGACCGACGCCGCCAAGGACGCCTACCACGACTTCACCCCCGACCCCGTCGAGGACAAGATCGAGGGTGCCGTCGAGAAGGGCGGCGAAGTCGTCGGCAAGGGCTCGGATCTGCTCGCCGACAAGCTGGACCAGATGGGCTGGAAGCCCGGAGCCAGGTTCGTCCGCGACGCGGGTGACGTTGTCACCAACAAGACCGGTGGTGATGTTCAGGAGCGGGAGCTGGGCGAGACGGAGGAGGCGAACAAGCTCGTCCACGGCTCGCCCGCCAAGCTGGAGTCCACGGCCGACCACCTGCGGGACTTCCACAAGGCGTTCACTCGGGTGGGCCGCGCCCTGCAGGGCCTGGACTCGGAGCACTTGAAGGGGGAGGCGGCCGACGCCTTCCGCCGGACGGTGGACGTCCAGCCGCGCCGGTGGTTCACGGCTGCCGACGCCTGCGAGAAGGCCAAAGGCGCGCTCGACGACTTCGCCGGCACCGTGCGCTGGGCACAGGGTGAGGCCAAGGATGCCATCAAGCTCTACAACGAGGGCGAGAAGGCCTCCCGGCAGCACAGCACGAAGGTCACCTTCTACAACGACGCGGTCGAGGCGTACAACGACACGCCGAAGGAAGACCGCGTGCCCGGCTCGCTGCCGGACAAGCCCCCGGCAACGGACCCGGGTGAGGCCAAGATGCAGGAGGCCCGCGAGAAGCTGAAGGAGGCCCGCCGCCAGCGGGACGAGGCGGCGCGGGCCGCCAACAAGCTGATGGAGGCGGCCCGGGATGCGGCTCCGGCCAAGCCCTCGTACGGAGCGCAGGTGCGCAGCGGAGTCAAGGGCGGGCTGCTGGCGGTGGAGCACCGTATCGGCGGCTTTCTGAACACGGGCTCCGAAGCGCTCAACTTCGCCAAGGGCATGAGCCCGATCAACCCGCACAACATCCTCAACCCCGACGACTACCAGACCAACCTCAACAGCACGGTGGCCGGGATGAAGACCCTGGCCACCCACCCGGACATCGCCCTCAAACAGGCCTACCGGGGCTTCCTCGACGATCCGGAGGCATTCTTCGGCGGCCTGGCCTTCGACGCCCTCACCGGAGGCGGCGGCAAAGCCGCGGGCGTGGCGGCAAAGGGCTCACGTCTGGCCCGGAAGGCGGAGCAAGCCGCCGAGCGTCCGGGGCGCACGTCCCTGAGGCAGGAGCCGGACAACCACAATCGTCCCGACGGCAGCCGGCCCTGCGGCGAGGATCCGGTCGACTTCGCCACCGGCCGGATGCTGCTGCCGCAGGCCGACCTGGCGCTGCCCGGCATCCTGCCCCTCGCCTTCCGCCGCCGGTTCGAGTCCTCCTACCGCGCCGGGCGGTGGTTCGGTCCGGCCTGGTCGAGCACGCTCGACCAGCGGCTGGAAGTCGACGCCGAGGGCGTCGTCTTCCACGGGGAGAGCAGCCTGCTGGTCGCCTATCCGCACCCGGAGCCGGGCGGTGAGCCGGTCCTTCCCGGCAGAGGCCCGCAGTGGCCGCTTCGGCTGCGCGCGGATGGCGATTACGTACTGACCGACCCGGAATCGGGCCTGGCGAGGTGTTTCACGCCTCCGGCCGACCTTGCCGACCGCGAAGGCGTGGCCCTGCTCGCCGAGATATCCGACCGGAACGGCAACCGGATCACGTTCGACTACGACGAGGCCGGCACCCCGCTCGCCCTGGTCCACTCCGGCGGCTACCACGTGCGCGTGGAGAGCGATGCGGAGCTGGGCCGCGTCACAGGGCTCCTGCTGGCCGGTGGAGCACAGGACGGCACCGACCAGCAGATCGTCCGCTTCGGCTACGACCGGCACGGCAACCTCACCGAGGTGACCGGCTCCACCGGTCGCCCGATGCGCTTCGGCTACGACGACGCCGGCCGCATCATCTCCTGGACCGACACCAACGACTCGCACTACGAGTACGCCTACGACGAGCACGACCGCTGCGTGTGGCAGTCCGGCACCGAAGGCCACATGCACGCGACCTTCGACTACAGCCCGGCCGATCCGAAGACGGGCCACCGCGTCACCAAAGTCACCACCTCCCTCGGGCAGACCACCTACCACCTGATCAACGCCCGCGACCAGGTCGTCGCCGTCACCGACCCCACGGGAGCCACCAGTCGCATCGAACGCGACACGCACCACCGCGTGCTCTCCCACACCGACGCACTGGGGCGTACCACCCGGCTGGAGCGGGACGGCGAAGGTCGCGTGGCACGGGTCATCCGTCCGGACAGCAGCGCGACCTCGATCACTTACACCGCTCTCGGCATCCCGGCCGAAGTCACGGAGCCGGACGGCGCGGTGTGGCGGCACGAGTACGACGAACGCGGCAACCGGACGCTCACCATCGACCCCGCAGGAGCGTCGACCGGTTATACGTACGACGAGTCCGGCCGTCTCACCTCGGTGACGGACGCCCTCGGGCAGGTGATGCGGGTGCGCTGCGACGCGGCGGGCCTGCCGGCCGAGATCACCGACCCGGCCGGAGCCGTGACGACGTACCGCCGGGACGCCTTCGGCCGCCCCACGACCGTCATCAACCCACTCGGTGACACCACCCACCTGTCCTGGACGGTCGAAGGCCACCTCAGCCGCCGCACCTCACCCGACGGCGCCACGGAACGCTGGGAGTGGGACGGCGAGGGCAACTGCCTCCGCCACGTGGACGCGGCAGGTGACGAGACGCGCTACGAGTACACCCACTTCGACCTGCTCATCGCCCGTACCGGCCCTGACGGCGTGCGCCACACCTTCACCCACGACACCCGGCTGCGGCTCCGCGAGGTGACCAACCCCCAGGGGCTCACCTGGACCTACGACTACGACGAAGCCGACCGCCTCGTCGCGGAGACCGATTTCGACGACCGCATCCAGCGCTACACACTCGACGCAGCAGGTCAGTTGACGTCGCGCACCACACCGCTCGGCGACACCATCGCCTACGAACGCGACGTGCTCGGCCGGATGACGGCCAAGGACGCGGCCGGCACCGTGACAACGTACGCGTACGACCCGGCCGGCCGCCTGGTCGAGGCCCGCAACCCGGACGTGGAGCTGCTACGCCAGTACGACCGGGCGGGCCGCCTCAAGACCGAGGTCGTGGGCGGCCGTGCGCTCGCCTACGCGTACGACGCGCTGGGCCGCCCGGTACGCCGCACCACCCCCACCGGCTCGGTGACCCGCTACGGCTACGACGCGGCGGGCAACCGCACAACGGTGACGGCCGACGGCCACACCCTGACGTCCTCCTACGACGCGGCAGGCCGCGAGCGGCAGCGAGACATCGACGGGAGGGCCTCCCTCTTCTGGACCTGGGACCCGGCAGGCCGCCTGACCGGCCAGGCCCTCACCGGCACGGCGGCGGAGCTGGACTGGCACCGCTCCTACACCTACCGCCCGGACGGCCATCTGATCGCGGTGGACGACTCCCGCGAGGGCACCAGCCGCTTCGCCCTCGACACGGCGGGCCGCGTCACGCGGGTCAGCGCCCGCGACTGGACGGAGACCTACGCCTACGACGAGGCGGGCAACCAGACGACGGCCGACTGGCCCGCCGCACACGCGAGCCCGGAAGCCCGCGGCCCCCGCACCTACACCGGCACCCGCATCCATACGGCGGGCCGCCTGCGCTACGAGCACGACGCCGGGGGCCGCGTCGTGTGCCGCCAGAAGAAGAACCTCTCCCGGCGGCCGGACACCTGGCGCTACGAGTGGGACGCGGAGGACCGCCTGACGCGGGTCACCACCCCGGACGGGGCGGTGTGGAACTATGCCTACGACCCGTTGGGCCGCCGCACCGCGAAGAGCTCCGATGCCGAGCGGGTGGACTTCACCTGGGACGGCCCCACCCTCGTGGAACAGACCACGACGGGCGAGGCACCCCACCCGGTGACCCTCACCTGGAACCACCAGGGCCTCCACCCCATCTCCCAGACGGAACGCATCACCGACGAGACGTCCCAGCGGAAAATAGACTCCCGCTTCTTCGCCATCGTCACCGACCTCATCGGCACCCCCACAGCGCTGCTCACCGAGTCCGGCACCACGGCCTGGCACACCCGCTCCACTCTCTGGGGCACCACCACCTGGAACACCGACGCCACCGCCTACACCCCCCTCCGCTTCCCCGGCCAGTACTTCGACCCCGAATCCGGCCTCCACTACAACTACTTCCGCCACTACGATCCGGAAACCGCCCGCTACCTCTCCCCCGACCCCCTCGGATTGGCACCGGCACCGAACCCGGTGACATATGTGGTCAACCCGCATGAGCTCGTGGATCCGCTGGGACTCTCCGGTTGCCCAGTAGGGTCTGCCAAGAGCGCGAAGGACCTCAGGAATACACCCGGACCGGCTACAGGAGGAAGCTCACTTCCCGATGTCTCCGGGCAATGGCTGAGGGGGTCGGACGGAAATGCCGGACGAATACCCGGTCAGGTGGCTCGAGAACTCCAAGGGAGAGATTTCACCAAATTCGATGACTTCCGTCGAGCCTTCTGGGAGGAAGTCTCACGGCACCCAGAGCTGGCTGAGCAGTTCGATAAATCTGGGCAGACCGCCATGGCGGGGGGAAAATCCCCCTTCACACCGGCGTCTCAGCACGATGGCCAAGGCAGATATATCTTGCACCATATGCACCCGATCCAGCATGGCGGGGGCGTGTATGATCTCGACAACATAGCCGTAGTAACACCGCGATACCACAAGGAAATTCTCAGCGGAAACTATCATTTCGGAAACGGTTAG
- a CDS encoding DJ-1/PfpI family protein, with amino-acid sequence MTRVVLLLAPGVHLLDLAGPAQVFSTAAGLGKSYRLDYVGERELIHSAQGLPLGAETAWPPDLGRDDLLVVPGWHSARRGPHPFGDGTLARIAAHHAGGGTVASVCSGAQALGEAGLLDGRRCTTHHELQDELARRFPHAKVVRDVLFTTDDRVVTSAGIASGIDLSLHLLSVRHGPALAAQVARSMVVHARRNGDEPQASAVLRYRSHLDDTVHRVQDFIDTRYAEPLTLDRLAADAGVSARTLTRLFTRATGGLTPLRYQQTLRLERAEHLLSHGATTDTAAHEVGFTDPRMLRRLRSRNAAN; translated from the coding sequence GTGACCCGCGTCGTCCTCCTCCTCGCCCCGGGCGTCCATCTGCTCGACCTCGCCGGCCCCGCCCAGGTCTTCAGCACCGCGGCCGGGCTCGGCAAGTCCTACCGGCTCGACTACGTCGGCGAGCGGGAGCTGATCCACAGCGCGCAGGGCCTGCCGCTGGGCGCCGAAACCGCATGGCCGCCAGACCTGGGACGGGACGATCTGCTCGTGGTGCCGGGCTGGCACTCCGCGCGCCGCGGCCCGCACCCCTTCGGTGACGGGACACTCGCCCGCATCGCCGCGCACCACGCCGGCGGCGGCACGGTGGCGAGCGTCTGCTCGGGGGCGCAGGCGCTGGGTGAGGCGGGGCTGCTGGACGGTCGGCGCTGCACCACGCACCACGAACTCCAGGACGAACTCGCCCGCCGATTCCCGCACGCCAAGGTGGTCCGCGACGTCCTGTTCACCACGGACGACCGGGTCGTCACCTCCGCCGGGATCGCCAGCGGCATCGACCTGTCCCTGCACCTGCTGTCCGTACGGCACGGCCCCGCGCTCGCCGCGCAGGTGGCGCGGAGCATGGTCGTCCACGCCCGCCGCAACGGCGACGAGCCGCAGGCCAGTGCCGTCCTGCGGTACCGCTCGCACCTCGACGACACCGTGCACCGCGTCCAGGACTTCATCGACACCCGGTACGCCGAACCCCTCACCCTGGACCGGCTGGCCGCCGACGCCGGGGTCAGCGCCCGCACCCTGACCCGCCTGTTCACCCGCGCCACCGGTGGCCTGACCCCGCTGCGCTACCAGCAGACCCTCCGCCTCGAACGCGCCGAGCACCTCCTCTCCCACGGAGCCACCACCGACACCGCCGCGCACGAGGTCGGCTTCACCGACCCGCGCATGCTCCGCCGCCTCCGCTCCCGGAACGCCGCGAACTGA